One window of the Bombus vancouverensis nearcticus unplaced genomic scaffold, iyBomVanc1_principal scaffold0088, whole genome shotgun sequence genome contains the following:
- the LOC143305095 gene encoding uncharacterized protein LOC143305095 isoform X3 — MFAESFPSEVPFQTSLPKRKRDSEEPLGDSGGPIKRMRPCDKPRVSEWLEELFNIGAEAVSKLGFDDLVTFDENFFDAETVVLEREPPLVEIVDTDRCVKVRFANEIPEEVLEAHLRHHASGRKGISPVVRYWCRREFSELYPGAPCFDFDLV; from the exons atgtttgcggagtcgtttccatcagaggttcctttccagacttccctg cccaagcgaaagagggattccgaagaacccttgggcgactcgggaggaccaatcaaacgcatgcggccctgtgataaaccacgagtatcagagtggttggaggaactattcaacattggtgccgaggccgtgtcgaaattgggctttgacgatttggttactttcgacgagaatttcttcgatgcagagaccgtcgtattggagagggaaccccctctggttgaaatcgttgataccgatcgttgcgtgaaagttcgttttgcgaatgaaattcccgaagaggttttggaggcacatcttcgtcaccatgcttctgggagaaagggaatttcccctgttgtgcgctattggtgtaggcgtgagttcagcgaactttatcccggagctccttgcttcgattttgatttagtgtag